In Microvenator marinus, one genomic interval encodes:
- a CDS encoding nucleotide sugar dehydrogenase encodes MSKNLLEALNSKSLTVAVIGQGYVGLPLAVEVIKSGFHCIGLDVDPEKVAGLNRGESHIIDVSDADVKELVDTGRYRATASYEDLKDADVISICVPTPLRKTRDPDVSYIQASVEAMRPHLKKSGVLVILESTTYPGTTEELVAQELASEDLVLDKNLFVAFSPERVDPGNAHYGLKNTPKVVGGVTPKSTELVEKFYSQVVDHVHAVRGAREAEMVKLLENTFRAVNIALVNEMAMMADRMGIYTWDVIEAAATKPFGYMPFFPGPGIGGHCIPLDPTYLSWKAKSYGFYNRFIELATDINGNMPRFLVNKLVRALNERGVALKGAKILLLGMAYKPNINDVRESPALDVWQLLHTEWGADVRYHDPFVDHVDDHGIKAKSVALTKEALEASHAVIVVTNHRDVDYDFVIKHSRLVFDARHAIKGEHPNVQSL; translated from the coding sequence ATGTCGAAGAACCTACTTGAAGCATTGAACTCGAAATCCTTGACCGTGGCCGTGATCGGGCAGGGATACGTCGGGCTACCGCTGGCTGTGGAAGTCATCAAATCCGGATTTCATTGTATCGGGCTCGACGTAGATCCTGAGAAGGTGGCGGGCCTAAATCGCGGTGAAAGCCATATCATCGATGTTTCTGACGCAGACGTTAAAGAGCTCGTAGACACCGGGCGTTATCGAGCGACGGCGTCGTACGAAGACCTGAAGGACGCCGACGTTATCTCTATCTGCGTTCCAACACCGTTGAGAAAGACGCGCGACCCAGACGTCTCGTACATTCAGGCTTCCGTGGAAGCGATGCGCCCCCATCTGAAGAAATCCGGTGTGCTCGTGATCTTGGAATCGACCACGTATCCCGGAACCACCGAGGAGCTCGTGGCCCAAGAATTGGCCTCGGAAGACCTTGTCTTGGACAAGAACCTTTTTGTGGCGTTCAGTCCAGAGCGCGTGGACCCCGGAAACGCGCACTACGGCTTGAAGAACACCCCGAAAGTGGTGGGCGGAGTCACGCCTAAAAGCACCGAGTTGGTGGAGAAATTCTACTCGCAGGTGGTCGACCACGTGCATGCTGTGCGCGGCGCTCGCGAAGCAGAGATGGTCAAGTTGTTGGAAAACACCTTCCGCGCCGTGAACATCGCATTGGTCAACGAGATGGCGATGATGGCGGACCGCATGGGGATCTATACGTGGGATGTCATCGAAGCTGCGGCCACCAAGCCCTTCGGATATATGCCATTCTTCCCGGGCCCTGGAATCGGCGGCCACTGTATTCCGCTCGACCCCACGTACCTTAGCTGGAAAGCCAAGAGTTACGGCTTCTACAACCGCTTCATCGAGCTTGCGACCGATATCAATGGCAATATGCCACGATTCCTGGTCAACAAGCTCGTGCGGGCACTCAACGAGCGAGGAGTCGCGCTCAAAGGCGCCAAAATCCTTCTCCTCGGCATGGCCTACAAGCCCAATATCAATGACGTCCGTGAGTCTCCGGCACTGGATGTATGGCAATTGCTCCACACAGAATGGGGCGCAGATGTGCGCTATCACGACCCGTTTGTGGACCATGTCGACGACCATGGCATCAAGGCGAAGTCGGTCGCTTTGACCAAGGAAGCTCTTGAGGCTTCTCACGCTGTGATCGTGGTGACCAACCACCGTGACGTCGACTACGACTTCGTCATCAAACATTCGCGCCTTGTTTTCGACGCGCGACACGCCATCAAAGGGGAACACCCCAACGTCCAGAGCCTCTGA
- a CDS encoding GNAT family N-acetyltransferase: MSQGARWAETSEILDVRTTVLRPHFSAGQLAHFEGDDDPETLHALWEEDGAPVAVLTMMARPFPETHKTLPGAPDLLAQPNAWQFRGMAVLPQAQGTGIGQRLLNYAIVSAALTTPDRKIAWCNARRTAAAFYAKYGWTEVGPDWEIPGIGPHVVMWRPMPVLLASSL, translated from the coding sequence ATGAGTCAGGGCGCACGCTGGGCCGAGACTTCCGAGATTTTGGACGTGAGAACCACGGTCCTACGACCTCATTTTTCGGCCGGCCAATTGGCACATTTTGAAGGGGACGACGACCCAGAAACGCTGCATGCACTTTGGGAAGAAGACGGAGCTCCGGTCGCTGTCTTGACCATGATGGCCCGCCCATTCCCCGAGACCCACAAAACTTTACCTGGGGCTCCAGACCTATTGGCTCAACCCAACGCTTGGCAGTTTCGAGGTATGGCCGTACTTCCTCAAGCGCAGGGCACAGGAATTGGCCAGAGACTCTTAAATTACGCGATCGTGAGTGCTGCGCTCACCACACCGGACCGAAAGATAGCCTGGTGCAATGCGCGGCGTACCGCCGCTGCTTTTTACGCCAAATATGGTTGGACTGAGGTGGGGCCCGACTGGGAGATTCCAGGGATTGGTCCGCACGTGGTGATGTGGCGGCCTATGCCAGTTCTTCTGGCCAGTTCACTTTGA
- a CDS encoding polynucleotide kinase-phosphatase, which translates to MKISIPDPSLVVLIGPSGAGKSTFAQRHFAPTEILSSDRFRGLISDDENSMEATSDAFEALHFMLDKRLKNRRMTVVDATNVQAHAREELLRIARRHDLLSVAIVFDLPQKLCQERNDARPDRDMGPHVIRRHLADMRRGFKDIRRRFKQVFVLNSEAEVNAVEVERRPLFSDHRDMTGPFDIIGDIHGCYDELRELVQELGYQVELNDTDPWEAPAYGYKNITHPEGRTLFFVGDFCDRGPATPEVFRFAMAAVNAFGARAVPGNHDVKLANALRGKRVKTAHGLALSLEQLAEVPESFKQDIIEWVDSLVSHQVLDSGRLCVAHAGMREDYQMRASGRVRTFALYGDTTGEVDDLGMPVRLDWASEYEGKALVVFGHTAMARPRWMNNSVCIDTGCVFGGALSALKYPEREIISVPAKQVWAEPVRPLGQPMNPEDDGVLDIERFSGRIGIETSLMNRVSIAAENTNAAMEVMSRFAIDPRWLVYLPPTMSPCKTSETELLEAPREAFDEFESWGVKTVICQEKHMGSRAVLVLCRTLEVSKERFDGINLGVIYTRSGRPFFERDLEARLVKRVVDALEKSGIWDELGAKVLVLDAELMPWSAKAVELIRGQYARVGAAAEASLKSALEAVKAAIARGIDPGVQPQLERRIEDVEKYRRAYRAYTWAINSDDDYRIAAFHFLASDTQVFTNNDHLWHMAMAEKLASTQDPVLMATQWRSVDLDNPESRTEAESWWKSMTGAGGEGMVVKPLDFVHLQAGKVQQPAIKVRGPEYLRIIYGPAYLEEGNLNRLRKRGLGRKRGLALREFALGMEGLERFARGDSLVRVHECAFGVLALESEPVDPRL; encoded by the coding sequence ATGAAGATTTCGATACCAGATCCATCATTGGTCGTACTTATTGGCCCGTCTGGAGCAGGAAAATCCACCTTCGCTCAGAGGCATTTTGCCCCTACCGAGATTCTTTCGTCGGACCGATTTCGTGGACTGATTTCCGACGACGAAAACAGTATGGAGGCTACGAGTGATGCCTTTGAAGCGCTTCACTTCATGTTGGACAAGCGCCTCAAGAACAGGCGAATGACCGTAGTAGATGCCACAAACGTCCAAGCTCACGCCCGCGAGGAGTTGCTCAGAATTGCCAGGCGCCACGACCTCTTGAGCGTTGCTATCGTCTTCGATTTACCTCAAAAGCTATGTCAGGAACGAAACGACGCGCGCCCAGACCGAGATATGGGTCCTCACGTCATTCGACGCCACCTCGCCGACATGCGGCGTGGGTTTAAGGATATCCGTAGAAGGTTCAAACAAGTCTTCGTTCTGAACTCAGAGGCCGAGGTCAATGCAGTAGAGGTGGAGAGAAGGCCGCTCTTCTCCGATCACCGCGATATGACAGGTCCATTCGATATCATCGGTGATATTCACGGTTGCTATGACGAGCTTCGTGAGCTCGTCCAAGAGCTTGGCTATCAGGTGGAGTTGAACGATACGGACCCGTGGGAAGCCCCCGCCTACGGATATAAGAACATCACCCACCCAGAGGGAAGAACCCTCTTCTTCGTGGGAGATTTTTGTGACCGCGGTCCTGCTACTCCGGAAGTTTTCCGATTTGCCATGGCGGCAGTTAATGCTTTCGGGGCACGCGCCGTGCCGGGTAATCACGACGTAAAGCTTGCCAATGCACTCAGAGGTAAACGCGTGAAGACCGCGCATGGCCTTGCGCTCTCGCTTGAGCAGTTGGCAGAAGTTCCTGAGTCGTTCAAGCAGGATATCATTGAATGGGTGGATAGTCTGGTTTCGCATCAAGTCCTGGATTCGGGCCGACTCTGCGTGGCTCACGCTGGAATGCGTGAGGACTACCAGATGCGCGCTTCGGGTCGCGTTCGAACCTTCGCACTCTATGGGGATACCACCGGCGAAGTTGATGACTTAGGGATGCCTGTGCGCCTCGACTGGGCCTCCGAGTACGAAGGCAAAGCTCTCGTCGTGTTTGGCCATACCGCGATGGCACGTCCACGTTGGATGAATAACAGCGTTTGTATTGATACGGGGTGTGTCTTCGGGGGCGCTCTGAGCGCGCTAAAGTATCCAGAGCGTGAAATCATCAGTGTGCCGGCGAAGCAAGTCTGGGCTGAACCCGTGAGACCTCTTGGCCAGCCGATGAACCCTGAAGACGACGGCGTGCTCGATATCGAGCGATTTTCCGGACGAATCGGAATCGAAACATCGCTGATGAATCGGGTCTCCATCGCGGCCGAGAACACGAACGCGGCCATGGAAGTGATGAGTCGATTCGCCATCGATCCACGCTGGCTTGTCTACCTTCCTCCCACCATGTCCCCATGTAAGACCTCGGAGACAGAGCTTCTAGAAGCGCCGCGCGAAGCTTTTGATGAATTTGAGTCTTGGGGCGTAAAGACCGTGATCTGCCAGGAAAAGCACATGGGCTCGAGGGCCGTGCTCGTGTTGTGTCGAACGCTCGAAGTTTCAAAAGAGCGTTTCGATGGCATTAACCTTGGGGTGATCTACACGCGAAGTGGACGGCCGTTTTTCGAACGTGACCTCGAGGCAAGGCTCGTCAAGCGCGTGGTTGATGCCCTTGAAAAAAGCGGTATCTGGGATGAGTTGGGTGCTAAGGTCTTAGTATTGGACGCTGAGCTCATGCCTTGGAGTGCTAAAGCAGTGGAGTTGATTCGCGGTCAGTACGCCAGGGTAGGGGCGGCGGCCGAAGCGAGTCTCAAGAGTGCACTAGAGGCGGTGAAAGCGGCAATAGCACGCGGAATCGACCCAGGCGTTCAGCCACAATTGGAGCGACGCATCGAAGACGTTGAAAAGTATCGTCGTGCCTATCGTGCCTACACATGGGCCATAAACTCAGACGACGACTATCGCATCGCTGCGTTTCACTTCCTCGCCTCCGACACACAGGTCTTCACCAACAATGACCATCTTTGGCATATGGCCATGGCGGAGAAGCTGGCCAGCACCCAAGATCCTGTCTTGATGGCAACCCAATGGCGGAGTGTGGATTTGGACAACCCCGAGTCGCGTACCGAGGCGGAATCTTGGTGGAAGTCCATGACAGGCGCAGGAGGTGAGGGCATGGTGGTCAAGCCTCTCGACTTCGTTCACTTGCAAGCGGGCAAGGTTCAGCAACCAGCCATCAAGGTGCGTGGGCCCGAGTATCTGCGCATCATCTACGGGCCAGCCTACCTTGAGGAAGGAAATCTAAACAGACTTCGAAAGAGGGGGCTTGGGCGAAAAAGAGGCCTTGCACTTCGGGAGTTTGCACTCGGGATGGAGGGTCTTGAGCGTTTTGCTCGAGGTGACTCATTGGTGCGAGTGCACGAATGTGCATTTGGTGTTCTGGCACTCGAAAGTGAGCCTGTGGACCCGAGACTCTAG
- a CDS encoding NifU family protein: MRRQIQKLIEAEINPMVAAHGGRIDLVDYVDKNVFLVMSGGCQGCSASSATLKQGVERILRQAFGEDINHIYDVTDHEMGDNPFYA; this comes from the coding sequence ATGCGAAGACAAATACAAAAACTTATTGAAGCTGAAATCAACCCGATGGTCGCCGCTCACGGTGGCCGAATCGACCTGGTCGACTACGTGGACAAGAACGTGTTCCTCGTGATGTCTGGCGGCTGTCAGGGATGTTCCGCATCCTCGGCCACCCTCAAACAAGGGGTCGAGCGGATTCTTCGGCAAGCGTTCGGTGAGGATATCAACCATATCTACGACGTCACCGACCACGAAATGGGCGACAATCCATTCTACGCCTAG
- a CDS encoding lysine 5,6-aminomutase subunit alpha, translating into MSLLGLDPNLIERARHAAGLIAQDMDTFISERSTVAIERTVLRLVGVDGVDEDDIPLPNRLVDAAREAGVLERGIMHTLVRGMIHTGRSAQDVAELVASGSLKLSEIPDEADDAVHELGAKLAREAAATIAGNAAKRSALIAASQPRPEPLHYVIVATGNIYEDAVQAATAARAGADIIAVIRSTGQSLLDYVPYGPTTEGFGGTYATQANFRIVREKLDEVGEELGRYIRLCNYCSGLCMPEIAAMGAMERLDVMLNDALYGILFRDINPQRTFVDQYFSRLINASAGIVINTGEDNYLTTADAVEAAYTVLASQFINEQFALRSGLPEEQMGLGHAMEMNPEIENGFLMELAQAQMAREIFPNAPLKYMPPTKHMTGNIFKGHIQDALFNMIGVWTKQGIQLLGMMTEAMHTPHMGDRYLALENAQYVMNNMRALGDEIQYKPGGMIQTRAQSVLEEATELLERVEKTGLFEVLEAGVFADVFRAKTGGKGLQGVFVKAEDYYNPIEDELRRERGLEPRN; encoded by the coding sequence ATGTCTCTTCTGGGACTTGATCCAAATTTAATCGAACGTGCGCGGCACGCTGCGGGCCTAATTGCTCAGGACATGGACACGTTCATCTCTGAGCGCTCCACCGTGGCGATTGAGCGAACGGTCCTTCGTCTCGTCGGCGTAGACGGTGTAGATGAAGATGATATTCCGCTGCCCAACCGTCTCGTGGACGCCGCTCGTGAAGCGGGAGTCCTTGAGCGTGGCATCATGCACACTCTTGTCCGCGGCATGATTCATACCGGGCGAAGTGCACAAGATGTGGCGGAGCTGGTCGCATCAGGAAGCCTCAAATTGAGCGAGATTCCGGACGAGGCTGATGATGCCGTTCACGAACTCGGAGCAAAACTGGCACGCGAGGCCGCGGCCACTATCGCTGGAAACGCGGCCAAACGAAGTGCATTGATCGCTGCAAGCCAACCGAGACCGGAACCTCTTCACTATGTGATCGTGGCCACCGGCAATATTTATGAAGACGCAGTGCAAGCGGCCACGGCTGCTCGCGCGGGCGCTGATATCATCGCGGTGATTCGCTCTACAGGGCAAAGCCTACTCGACTACGTGCCCTATGGCCCTACCACAGAAGGCTTTGGTGGCACCTATGCCACTCAAGCAAACTTCAGAATCGTTCGCGAGAAGCTCGATGAAGTGGGAGAAGAGCTAGGGCGGTACATCCGTCTCTGCAACTATTGTAGCGGGCTCTGCATGCCGGAGATCGCGGCTATGGGCGCTATGGAGCGGCTCGACGTCATGCTCAATGACGCGCTCTACGGCATTCTTTTCAGGGATATCAATCCGCAACGTACGTTTGTCGACCAGTATTTCAGCCGTCTTATCAACGCGAGCGCGGGAATCGTCATCAATACCGGCGAGGACAACTACCTGACCACTGCGGATGCTGTGGAGGCTGCATATACGGTGCTCGCGAGCCAATTTATCAACGAGCAGTTTGCGCTTCGAAGTGGTCTCCCCGAAGAACAGATGGGGCTCGGTCACGCCATGGAGATGAATCCCGAGATCGAGAACGGATTTCTCATGGAGCTCGCGCAGGCCCAGATGGCCCGTGAGATTTTCCCGAACGCCCCTCTCAAATATATGCCGCCCACCAAACACATGACTGGAAACATCTTTAAAGGACATATCCAGGATGCACTCTTCAATATGATCGGGGTTTGGACCAAACAGGGCATTCAGCTCTTGGGCATGATGACCGAAGCGATGCACACGCCTCATATGGGTGATCGATATCTTGCGCTGGAAAATGCACAGTACGTCATGAACAACATGCGCGCTTTAGGAGACGAGATCCAGTACAAGCCCGGCGGCATGATTCAGACCCGCGCCCAGAGCGTTTTGGAAGAAGCCACTGAACTCCTCGAACGGGTGGAAAAAACAGGGCTCTTTGAGGTTCTAGAAGCTGGAGTATTCGCGGATGTCTTCCGTGCAAAGACAGGCGGAAAAGGACTTCAGGGCGTCTTTGTGAAAGCCGAGGACTACTACAACCCGATCGAAGACGAATTGAGACGCGAGCGCGGACTCGAACCGAGAAACTAG
- a CDS encoding cystathionine beta-synthase: protein MPIKAANNILELIGNTPLVKCHKIAAHVKADIYLKLEYLNPGSSVKDRPALQIIRDAEESGLLKPGGTIVEATSGNTGMGLALAAANLGYKCIFVMPDKMSEEKIRSLRAVGARVVVCPTAVEPDDPRSYYKVAERLSIETPNAFLANQYHNASNPKAHVHSTGPELWEQTDGEIDVFVSSMGTGGTISGTGRYLKEKNPDVQIVGVDPIGSIYYDYFKTGRMTEAHTYLVEGFGEDFLPSTMHFDVVDEVIRVSDRECFEYTRRLVREEGILTGGSSGGALCAAIKYAERMDKHMNIVVIMCDSFSRYMSKIFDDEWMRENGLLGPDPNSDRVSDILNTVGAHKRAVITARPQEKLTEVIEKMKKHGISQLPMLDGDKVVGIVAENDVLNYLLTADKEGGVAADVAEPNFAVVDPSTSVSIVGQFFKQNKVVVVYDDTKLTGILTKIDFIDHVSRKIA from the coding sequence ATGCCCATTAAAGCTGCAAACAACATCCTTGAACTCATCGGAAACACGCCTCTTGTGAAGTGCCACAAGATTGCGGCACACGTAAAAGCTGATATTTATCTGAAGCTTGAGTACTTGAACCCTGGCTCGAGCGTCAAAGACCGACCGGCGCTCCAGATCATCCGTGACGCGGAAGAATCGGGTCTCCTAAAGCCAGGCGGGACCATCGTTGAGGCCACCAGTGGAAACACCGGTATGGGCCTTGCGCTCGCCGCCGCGAACCTCGGGTATAAGTGTATATTCGTGATGCCCGACAAGATGAGCGAAGAGAAAATCCGCTCGCTTCGTGCGGTTGGCGCGCGCGTGGTGGTCTGCCCAACAGCTGTTGAGCCCGACGATCCGCGCTCCTACTACAAGGTAGCCGAGCGCCTCAGCATCGAGACCCCAAACGCTTTCCTCGCGAATCAATACCACAACGCTTCCAACCCCAAGGCGCACGTGCACAGCACCGGCCCCGAGCTTTGGGAGCAGACGGACGGCGAGATCGACGTGTTTGTGTCTTCGATGGGGACTGGCGGTACGATCAGTGGAACGGGGCGCTACTTGAAAGAGAAGAACCCTGACGTGCAGATTGTGGGTGTGGACCCGATCGGGTCCATCTACTACGACTACTTCAAAACTGGTCGCATGACCGAAGCCCACACCTACCTTGTAGAAGGGTTCGGCGAGGACTTCTTGCCCTCGACCATGCATTTCGACGTGGTTGACGAGGTGATTCGTGTGAGCGACCGAGAGTGTTTCGAGTACACGAGACGCCTCGTTCGCGAAGAAGGAATCCTAACCGGTGGCTCGTCGGGCGGCGCACTTTGCGCAGCGATCAAGTACGCTGAGCGCATGGACAAGCACATGAATATCGTTGTGATCATGTGCGACTCCTTCTCACGCTATATGTCCAAGATTTTTGACGACGAGTGGATGCGTGAGAATGGCTTGCTTGGACCCGATCCTAACTCGGATCGAGTCTCCGATATTCTGAACACCGTGGGGGCGCACAAGCGCGCTGTGATTACGGCTCGCCCTCAAGAGAAGCTCACCGAAGTCATCGAGAAGATGAAGAAGCACGGGATTTCCCAGCTTCCGATGTTGGACGGCGACAAGGTTGTGGGAATCGTAGCTGAGAACGATGTGTTGAACTACTTGCTCACCGCTGACAAAGAAGGTGGCGTAGCGGCAGACGTGGCAGAACCGAATTTTGCCGTCGTTGATCCGTCTACCTCTGTGAGCATCGTGGGTCAGTTCTTTAAGCAGAACAAAGTCGTCGTGGTTTACGATGACACCAAGCTCACGGGTATTTTAACCAAGATCGACTTCATCGATCATGTGAGCCGGAAAATCGCATGA
- a CDS encoding 3' terminal RNA ribose 2'-O-methyltransferase Hen1 produces MLLKISTTHTPATDLGYLLHKHPDRAQVFDVGFGDAHVFYTEANDMRTTAAMLLDVDPVRLVRSLDPKHSAPLHQYVNDRPYVSSSFMSVAMGRVFSTAISGICKMRPELVETAIPLEFSVDVVSARGGEGAIRGFFEPLGYTVEVQGVVLDSELGWEHSSHYHLSLSHTLRLSDALSHLFVLLPALDDSKHYYVADDEVEKLLRHGEGWLSAHPQHEEITRRYLERRRVLVFKALDRLVSEDEERDSEAPAVTPAEERRKSLHDQRLDRVLEILVSSPARSVLDLGCGEGKLLRRLVTKSQFQRILGLDVSHKSLEIASRRLRLNEMSNERQDRLQLVHGSLLYRDKRLEGFDAAALVEVIEHLDEARLSTLERNVFEFSRPGTVVVTTPNVEYNAVFADMEGFRHSDHRFEWTRAEFESWAKRVATFYGYSVEFEGIGEPHEEFGAPSQAAVFRRDV; encoded by the coding sequence ATGCTTTTGAAAATTTCTACCACTCATACGCCTGCCACGGACTTAGGCTATCTTCTGCACAAACATCCAGACCGGGCCCAAGTGTTTGACGTGGGCTTTGGAGATGCGCACGTTTTTTACACCGAAGCCAACGACATGCGAACGACGGCCGCTATGTTATTGGATGTCGACCCAGTTCGACTGGTGCGCTCCCTCGACCCCAAGCATTCTGCACCCTTGCATCAGTACGTCAACGATCGGCCCTATGTGTCCTCATCATTCATGAGCGTGGCGATGGGTCGTGTGTTCTCAACCGCGATTTCGGGAATCTGCAAGATGCGTCCTGAACTCGTTGAAACAGCAATCCCGCTTGAATTCAGTGTGGATGTAGTCTCCGCGCGTGGCGGTGAAGGAGCGATCCGCGGGTTCTTTGAGCCCCTTGGATACACCGTGGAAGTTCAAGGCGTTGTGCTCGACTCAGAGTTAGGCTGGGAGCACTCTTCGCACTATCATTTGAGCTTAAGTCACACGCTGCGTCTAAGTGACGCGCTCTCGCACCTCTTTGTACTCCTGCCCGCTCTGGATGATTCCAAACACTATTATGTGGCGGATGATGAGGTGGAAAAGCTGCTGAGGCACGGTGAAGGCTGGCTAAGCGCACATCCGCAGCATGAAGAGATCACCAGAAGGTATCTGGAGAGACGACGTGTGCTCGTGTTTAAGGCATTGGACCGCCTGGTAAGTGAGGACGAAGAAAGGGACTCGGAGGCGCCCGCAGTGACTCCCGCTGAGGAACGTAGGAAATCACTGCATGACCAGCGACTTGACCGCGTCTTGGAGATCCTCGTGTCTAGCCCTGCGCGTTCGGTTCTCGACCTCGGCTGTGGGGAAGGGAAGCTTCTTCGCCGACTCGTGACCAAGTCTCAGTTTCAGCGCATTCTTGGCCTTGATGTCTCACACAAGAGCCTTGAGATTGCGTCTAGGCGCCTGAGGCTCAATGAGATGTCGAACGAGCGTCAAGATCGGCTTCAGTTGGTTCATGGGTCGCTCCTCTACCGAGACAAGAGACTTGAAGGCTTTGACGCAGCAGCATTGGTCGAGGTTATTGAACATCTCGACGAGGCGAGGTTGTCCACATTGGAGCGAAACGTGTTTGAGTTCTCGCGCCCAGGTACCGTGGTCGTGACTACGCCAAACGTCGAGTACAACGCGGTCTTCGCCGATATGGAGGGGTTCAGGCACTCCGACCATCGGTTCGAATGGACACGGGCTGAGTTTGAGTCATGGGCCAAACGCGTGGCGACGTTCTATGGCTATTCCGTAGAGTTTGAAGGAATCGGCGAGCCCCACGAGGAGTTTGGGGCACCGAGCCAGGCAGCGGTGTTCAGGAGGGATGTATGA